The genomic stretch GACCTCAGGTGGAAAAAGCTGTCCATGAATTTTTAGCCACATTGAATCACAAAGAAGAGGCAGGCCCCAGTACAGCTCCAAATGAGGAGAAAACAGATGCTTCTATTGCAGTACAAGGTATTCTACCATTTCCCTGAGCcgtcttttaataaaaattcgttttttgaaaaagcagaaacattgaTTAGGTTTGCTGCTAGCCAGAATTGCTAGCATCAGTATTAAAAAGGTGAGCTTGAGGCAGTGTACCATAATACTTGCCTCTTACTCTATGTAGAAAGATAGAAGGCAAGAGAGATGTCACCGTGTACCACCATGTCACATCTACTTGAGATTACAAGAGATCCTTTTACTGTAGAGAAAAACGTCAGTTTCAGGGTTTAGCCCCCTAAGTATTACAGGATCAGATAAGACATAGCTGTAGCAGAAGAATGATTCAATTTTTTTATGCATTGGTAGACTGGGAGAAAAATTACCTATGAGACAGTTACCTGTCTTAATGCAGTTGCTGTGTGTCGTAAAATTTGAGTGGTGATGGTTCTCTCAGGAGCTTAAGGTCTGCTCTAAATCAGCCAATCTTTAGTTTGTTTATAAACACAGcactttttctttacagttttcatttctgttgccTAGTATCAGCTTCTAAACACTCCTGCAGGTAATTGTCCATTCTTTCCCTTCCTAAGAGACTCCACAGCAGTCCATCTATTTGTAACCAGACCCTTTATTTAAATCCTAGCCCTTTTCCTGTGAGGCCCACTTCCTTTAAAGTGGGTTAACAAGCCAGCTGCAGCTCTTAGTGCTAGTCCCGTTAACCCTTTCTCATCCATCTTCAGAGTTGCTTCTAAGAGGGTGGCAAAGCGATAAGGCATTTCTGATAGTCCTATTGTTATATAATCAATACGCTGAGTCCATTTTCCATGTCGTTTATGGAGATGTCAGAGGTACAAAATACAGACTTCCTGCTGCAGTGTTCTATGCTGTGCTTCTCCAGAGTCATCATCCCACTTGGGAAGACAGTAAGTTGAACAAGGGTTGTGTTCAGAACATATTACCCATAGACAACCCCTGCTTTCTTTAGCTAATATCAGAACAGCAGTATGTCACAGAGCAAAATGAATCTCCAGTAATCAGATCATAATTGCTGCAGGAATGCaacttcttgttctttttttaaaccaaaatctCTAAATGCAAAATTAGTGAAACCTTTTTagttaatttaattattttaaatggagtaattattctttttcctttcacttgcTTAACATTATATCTGAACAGAATTACGGAAACAAAGGTGAactgaaactattttctttcttactatTCAAGGTGTCTCTGCTACAGCTCCTAGTGGCAACGTAGCTAGTGATGCAATGTCCATTTTGGAAACGATAACTTCTCTTAACCAAGAGGCAAGTGCTGCCAGGGCTTCAACAGAGAACTCAAATCCCAAGAACAATGACAAAATTGCAAAGAGACTCTCATCTCAGCAGAGTGTGGATGGTAGCAGTGATAGAGAGAAAAATGCGGAGGACTTGCcagacagagagaaagcaaTTTGTGATCTTTCTGGAGAAGGGGCTGAAACATTTGCAAAGTGTGAAGATTTAAATGAGCTTCCCTGCcaaagtgaagaaataaaaaattcagcAAAGGATACTAATAACTTGACTTCTACAAGTAAAGATACAAGTAAAGAAATTCAACAGGAAAGTGAAGATCAAAAGAGTAAATTATTAGATAAATGTGACAAGAAACCAGACAGCAGTGAAAaaggtgaaagaagaaaagaaaagaaggaaaaacctgACAAGAAGTCTGACCATTCAAAGAAAAGTGATGATACTCTGaagtcaaaagaagaaaagcaagcaagagAGTCAGAACCAGTGAAACAGTTAGTTCcggaaaaaaatagcaataagCATAAAACAACTGAAAGCACTAAAGAAGGTATGGCGTGGGCAATGCTCTTCCTTAAAATACGGATATGGCGGTTTAAGTGTATTCAGGAGTTGCATCAGAAGTACATTTGGACTGTAGGTTCTCTGCTAGTTCTGGCAAATTTGTCTGCCTAGCCACAGCTAGGCCTTGCCTCATCTCACTTAACTGAGGTACCCACATTAGGAATTGGATGAGCGTTGATTCCTCAAGTGTGTGACTGGTCATCTGCCTTACTCTGGCATCTTGTCTCCATTATTCCAGTCTTCATTTAAAGTTTCTGGTTGTACCTCAgggtgatttttgttttgagtaAACCAGAGTTAGCCTGATAATGTTTCATTAAGGTgttaaaaattctcttttttcccctatttcttaagataattttgttttctgtggcaaAATCACTGTTTTGATGAGAAAAGGTTCTCAAATACAGTGTGCTGCTTTATATccctttctttctattttttccttttgcaagaaAATATGTCAGTAGATTCAGATATGGATGTACTCAGTGACATCACTGTCAGCTCCGTCCATACCAGTGacctttcttcctttgaagaGGAGAGCGAAGAGGAGACTGTAATTTCTGACAGTACTGAAGAGGGGGAGATCACATCAGATGGTAAAAATAATTAGATTGTTAAATAGCAAGAAAGAATATGCAATGCTTTTGAGTGCATTGTATCATAAATCTGAGGTTTTGCAGTATGTTTTATTGTACTTATTTATGAGAAAGAATTTGAATGTGGAATGGATAGTATTTGTGCAATTATGAAAGATGAGTAGCGAACacactttgaatatttttaatagcttgaaATATTCTAAACATTATAAATCTTATTTTGTACTACAGTATTTCATAGGTGACAAAAACACTTAGCAGTGACAGATATGTCATGTtccttttggggtttttccccctccctcctgccgTGAATTTGGTATAACATTGGAATGCTTTGTTTATGACCCCAGGGTTAGGGTTGTAGGTGACTTTGAAGATCAGGTTGGTTTTAGAGCTTTAGAGCTTTAGGATTGCAGGAATTTCCAAATGCTACCTGGCCACAGTAGAAGGAACAGGAATGGATCTAGTCTGGAAATACCGAATCTTGTCACTGACTGGGTTACCTTTTTGTGTTCTCCCTGTCTAGAGCAGACTTCAGGCTCTGATTTTTGCAGATATGTGGCTTTTGCAGTTAATAAGACTTTCCACTTCATCATACAGAGTGCCTCAGTACCTGAATGAGTTGTCTGTAGTATGCTGTGAGCTTATCTTTTCTGCTCTAAGAATGTTATTTAGAAGCACTGAATTACTTGCGTATTCTTTGGCTTTGGTGTTACCTTTTAATACGGCAGTTTGCATTCAGTTATCACTAAATATTTGTGAAGTGAAAGCAAGCCTTAAGTATATTTCAGGGATACACAAAATTTGTACAGTGTGGAGCACAAGTGATTTTGCTCTATTTCTAATAATACCGATAAAACTgaaatagatttatttattttcacttgagTATTACTTACATGAGTATAAACAACAGTATATATTTCACTAAACCTATCTAGTTTTTATGTACTCAAATATTgtacaaaattttttttgtgtaggGAAGAAGCTTAATTAAATACATAGCAGAAATTATGTTTTGACTTCTTACGCAGTGTTAACTACTAAATACTATATGTAAAAAGGCAACATTATTACAGGCAAGACAGTAAGCCCAATTGTTTTATCCCAGTTTATTCTGGGGTTTGTATCTTGCAATTTTTTGGCTGAATGGTGTGCATAAACACATGAATATACCTTTCAGGTTTTTGTAATTCAGtgatatttttatgttaaagggcttcattttttaactgtttttgtttttagaataAATAATTGATACTACATTTTGAGTAGCTTTGCCTCCTCAAGAGTTACATTGAAAGCACTGCCCTAATTTATCAATATATCTCTACACTTCACTAACCTTTCTTCAgatgaagaggagaaaaacagcCTAAGTAAGACAAAGCCTCATGCTAATGAGCTGAGTGATGGGAAAGCGAAGCCTGTTCGTCATGCTTATGTTCGCAAGCCTTTCTTATACTCCAAATACTTCAGTGATTCTGATGATGAACGAACTGTAGAGCAACGCCGTCAGTCCATTGTAAGTGTGGATTTTGTTACTGCTCACATTCTGGCTCCTTAAACTTTCAGCACAGAAATTTCACTTCTTATTTGATGGTGGTTTCTGAGTGGATGTCTTCTGTTCTTGCTTCATtctgccctgccctctccccgTCCCATGTGTTACAGCTGCCCCTCCTTCAGACTTCCACCAATATTGCATGATCTGCTCTCCAGCAAAGCATTCTGCTGGTTATAGTTTGAAGGCTTCTGGTGGTGAAAGTAATGACATGCTTTTCCATCTTTCCCCATCTCCTCAATTAAAAATCAACAGTCTTTTGATATTGACAGAGGATTTACTAATTACATGCAGTGTCTTTGTGGAATCACAGTAATAGGTGGATTCTTTCTCAGCTGAGTGATTTGATAGGGAGTGTAAGAACTGCTGAACATATGAGAAACCTGGTCTTCACTAGGTTTCATGTATATAATAACAATTTGGGTGGAAAAAATAGCCCATATCTACCTACAGCCTGCCCTCAATGAGGTTTGTGTAGTTCGGGCTTGTGTTGACTACTGCAGGCTACTTCATTACATAATCTCTTTACAAATGTAGTTCTTGCTGTCCATGAAATCAGTAGTGTTTGGCACGTCTGCAGCCACTGAGAATTGAAAGAGAGGTTTAACCATGTTCCCTATCTTCTGTGGAAGAAGGACCAGCACACAGAAAAGGGAGGAGCAGttcttttagatattttttcctttggctaaatatatgttttttatagttctacatattttatatacatttaatATATACACACTATGTATATATCATATGTacatattatataaataaagtaaaaaataatatgtattCTTTGAGGAGGTCTCATAGCCTTAGTCTGCAGTGTTCAGTGgcagtgaaactctggaactCAGCTAGTTTCACTTCACAGAAGTATTAGAGGATTCTGTTAACCTTCATATAATAATTTCAAAGGACTACTTATTTTTTAGTTTGTCTCAAGCTacaatattctgttttctgtgggttttaGACATATATTTGCGGTCAAAGAGTATTCTTTGATAAATAATGAtaaattgttttccttgtttttctatCTCCaggccaaagaaaaagaagagagactgCTAAGAAGACAAATTAACAGAGAGAGACTTGAAGAAAAACGTAAACAGAAGgctgcagaaaaaacaaaatccctaAAAACTGGAAATCAAAATTCTAAAGGTATGAGAAGTATAACATTAGCCCCCGCCGCCCTGCTGTCGCTCACTCcctctctctgaaaaaaaaaaataattaagcttAAAATATTGGTAATAGGTCTCTAGTCATTTCCCTTAAAAACCCAACGTTTCAATACTGATGTAACAGAAAATTGTATCATGCAAATTATTAATACAAAATTCCCTATCTTCACTTTTTCCatatatctttttatatatCATTACATTGCTTAAACGCAATGAATACCTATATACAGTAGTATTCTTTGCTACACATTAGTACTCTCTACTGCTTTTAGTCATGCTTATAGCTGAAACAGTAATATAATGACATGCTTATGTATTATATCATTTGTgtattattttaggaaaaagtgTCTCGAACTTAGAAGAACCTTCATCAAGAAGTCTTGAGTCTAAAGCTGCTGGTACCAGCATTAAGGATGCacttaaagaacagaaatttttagaaaaaaaagtagccttgagcagaaaaagaaaaagagattccAGGTACTCATGTATTCACTCAAAAATTCACTAATTAAGTCTTTGAATGTTCATTTTTGCAGACTTGAAAAGGTTCTTTTCAACTTTGCAGGTAGCCTTACCCATTTTAACAACTTCCTCTTAAAATATTCACATAACTTTGTTACTAATAAGCATGAAGTTcaggcagaaaatgaaattatagcTGTCTAAGTATATTGCAGCTCAGACTGCAGTATCAGCCTTCATGTGGCTTTTCACACAAAATGGTAATAAAAGGCATGAGAATGGAGAGCTTTTAGAAGTTTGTGCATCTCATAAGTCAGTCAACTTGGCTTGGTctttaaatttatgttttacATAGATACGTACACGTGGTCATATATGTCTACATACAGCTGTATATGGGCATGGATATCTCTTATCCATTTTACAGGGACAACTGTATTACTAATATTGTCACACTAATATTCTCTGCTTTAAAGCACTGATGTCCAGAGGATATCTTTGAAGTTGGCACAGGtaattttccaaaagaaaaaagcttggaCAAATTGTCTAGCAAAAGttctatttcagtatttttggagtgcatttctctctccttcagcTTTAGAAGCAGAAAGTTTTCAAAGTAATGTTAGTctattattgatttttctttttttaattgtccaAATACCTGTTTTCAGGCATGCTGAAGATGgctgcaaaaagaaatatgagCCATCTGAAGAAGATtctaaagaaatgcaaaagacaAATGAGGTGTGTGTCTCTTAAACATAAAACTCatcatcttcctttttaattgtGATAGTACTTGTTCATACGTCTGTACCAAACCACATAATATTGCATTTGTTCTTATGAATTAGTTTTTTCCTGCTAGTTCTTTCAGTTGCATTAGTGATCTGACATTGCCGTAGCCACTATATTATACAGTCTATGTGTTTGGTGCTGATGTGTGTTGTAGTGGAACATGAGATATAGTTTAAGCCCTATTTTGTGAAGCATGTTGGGTTTTTAAGAAGAGCAAAGTGTGTCTTATACAAAGACTTGAGGAGGTTGATCTATTTAAACTTCTCACTGGGAAGTTAACGGAAAACTGAATGTAGTCCAAACACTAAAGGAAAGAGAATTTTTATTGTGAAAGTTTTTACCAACAACATTATTAACAACAGAGACTGATAGTTGGAAGTTCAAATGGAAGTCTAGATTTATCttctgtgggttttggggtgttgtctggttttagttttttgtttggggtggggtgttgggttttttgtttttgtttgttttttttaaaacagcataaTGACTGTTTAAAGTAACTTACAGAGTACTTGAAATTGTGATTGtccatttaaaaatccatttaaatcATTTTAGAGAAATCATTTTATGAAGAACAGATACTCAAGTTCAAACAGACTGCTTAAggttaatttctgtttctttggatTTCCCCACAGTGGCCAATAGTTGAAGTGAAGATAGcaagtttcattttcttactgACTGTATTTTAGCTGATTTCTTATTACAATGTTAAGTGTATTCGCTGGCATATTGTTTTTGTAGAGAGTTTGCCCTTAACAATTCTGTTCAGTCACATAGTTGAAGGAACAGGGTAACATTttcttatatatataaaaactttcttttgtagacttgtgaaaaaaattcttccaaaGAGTTGAAGCATAATCACGGGAAAAGTGAAATCTCTAAACAGCTTAGAAGACTTTCAGAATCAGTGCATTCAACTGAGGAAAGCAAAAGTGAttctaaagcagaaaaagaacataaaagaaaacCCTCTGCCTCTCTTCAGGCTGAAGGAGCCCAGCAGGACAGTGAAACAAGGGATCCAAAAAGACAACTGGATAGAGTAGAAGTCAGTACTGAAGAACTACAGAAGCAGAAATCcatactgaaaaatgaaaaacatccCAAAAAAGACAGTGATGCAGAAATTCAACATATGAGAAATGCTGCCAAAAAAGAAGGCAAGTCTTacagagataaaaatgaaaaggaaagaactaCTTTAGAAGATAAACTTTCTTTAAAGCACAAGTATAAAGGAGACAGTATTCACAAATCAAGTGAAGACATTGAACTCCATTCACTTGAGAGAAGTTCAAAAGGAGAGGATGGTGGTCAGAAACATAATCAACAAGTAAAGGTTTCCTCAGATgacaaatctgaaagaaaaagtaaacacCGAAGTGAACGGAAAATGTCAGTAACgggaaaagatggaaaaaatatatctgaatcAACCTTAAAAGCTGAAGAATTGCTGcgtaaggaaaataaaaaagacagacatctctcaacagaaaaatcaagagcAGAATACAAGTCCAAAAGGTCCCTGAGTGACTCTAGGCCGCAAAAGGATTCCCTAAGTGCCTCAAAGCAACTTGCTTCTGCATCACACAGAAGGAGTGAAAGCTACTCAGAAGATAAACATGAAATGGAATCAACTAACTCTGACTGTAATTCGAAGCAAGAAGATGGTGTTCATAAAGATAGACGAAGATCTAAGAGCCTTGTAGAAGAAAAGATTATCTTAAAGTCTAAGTCTAAGAGTCATAGTAAACAATTCAAAGCATCTGAAACAGAATTacaggaaaatataacaaaacaaGAGACTGGTCAGAAACTAGACAAAGATAAGAGCATTGAAGAGAATGATTCAGACAAGCAACACAAATCCAAGAATGAAGACAAAGTTTTTGAGGAGAGTGGTGCTGAGTCTGAGCTTGTAAGTGGTACGCAGTCAACTCAGGGATCACAAAAAGACTTTGGTCACAGAGTTAAGTTACATTCTGGAGAAAGAGGATCTGTAAAAGAGAAATATAGAGGTGATAAAGATTTAAGCAATTCCAAACTCGAAAGAAGGTTCTCTGCTGAAGGtcacaaaagcagaaacttAAAGCACAGcaacaaggaaataaagaagaaggaagagagtaTCAAAGTGGaagataaagatattaaagaaatGGATAGTGGGCATGAAAAAGTATTGAGCATCACTGTGGCAATGGAtaaaaaacaaagtaagaaGATAtcctgtgaaaacagaaaaggtagTATATCTAATACATCAAATCAAGATTTAcctggagaggaaaagcaatCAGCTAGCACAACTGAAAGCAGCCATACTGCAGCCCCTCAAAAGTCAAGTATGAATAATGATGACTTGCATTCTGGTCATGAGGAAGAGCAGATGGAAGTTGATTTGAAACAATCAAAAGAACAGGAAGCATCGAAcatcaaaggaaaaagcattcaAAACTTGCTCCAAGCCACAGATGCTGAGTatgcagtaaaagaaaaaatatctgtttctctttcagataAGGAATTAAAGCACAACTTGGCAAATCCTGAAGTTTGTGAATTGCAATTTCTACCTGCAGCTgaaaaaactgtaaaacaaGAAGATACCCCTAATAAACAAGTTGGTGCCTTAGACGCTTTGTCCAAACAAGCTTCCATGGATCAAGGACCTGATAAACCAGGGGCTTATAAAATGAGCGTTGTGTATGAAACAGGTAGTAGAATCTTACTGAATGTTCCCAGTAAGGATCAAGCTTCAGAAGATAGCAGAAGACCAAAGAACTTAAAAACTGTGATAAATTCTAATTCAGACGATGTTCCTTTAGCAGTTAATTCTTCCAGAGAAGATGCTGCTGATGCAGTGTCTATGGATATCTCAGATTTTACAGAATCCTTGGGTAGCATGTCTAAAGAATGCCATAATTCAGGTGGGACTTCTTTATTTGAAGATACTTGCATTTTGAAGAATGATGCAGAACAGGTTGTGTGCATGGAGCAACAAGATAGCCCAGTACTGAGTTCTGTCATGAAAGACGATGGTGAGAACACGACTATGacaaaaaatatagaaaaagatAACGAGGTACCCCGGCCTGATGAACAGGCAATGGAAGACAGTACAGCTAGATTACCTAGTCAGCAAGATTATGGTGAAGCAGCAATGTTAGAAAGCCCTCAGGAGACTGAGttgaaaataaaagaggaaaacttGCTGACTGACAAAGCTGAAGATTGTGGAGATGTAACAACAGAAGAACTTCtcctaaaaagagaaaagagagagtgCTTGCATAGAGATCCTTCCgcaaagggagaaagaagcacagaaatGGATAATGTGGAAAAGAATGAAGTGCATGATATTGATGATATGATACAATCTTCCTCTGTGTTCATGCCTGAAACAGTTCCTGAGGAAACAGTCAAAAGCTGTGTTGCAGCCAGTGGGCAAGAAGGGAATGGTGTGACTGGCAtggaagataaaaatgaaagcaatgcaGTAGGTACCAGTGCAGGAAGCAGTAAACTTAGTTTGTTGTACAGCAGCCTACAAACAACTCCGGCCACTGTGATAGGAACTAGCACAGAAAAGTTCACTGAGAGCACTGTCATGGCCACTAgcacaggagaagaaagagctgAGGGTGCATTACGTTCTGAAAAGGACAGTGATGCTACAACCACTTGCTCAGAAGAAGAAAGCGAGGTAACTGTAATCTGCACAAGCATAGAAGCTGATGAAGGTTTCACAACAGGCATATGGGTAAAAAGTAGTGAGGGCAGCAGTTTCATCACAGGAGCAGATATTGGTGAATGTACTgttgcagcagctgaagaaggTGGTGGCAGTGTTGTCACTGAAGGATTAGCAGAAAGTGAAAGTTTCCTAACAAGtacagaaggagaagaaaatggtgACTGTACCATGGTTGATGCAGAAGAAAGTGGTAAGGACACAGTCAATGCAAGTGGAGTAGAAATTGAAGACAGTGTGAATAGTGCCggggcagaagaaaaagatgatgCTGTGACCAGTGCAGGCTCTGAAGAAAAGCGAAAGACCTCAACTTGTGTAGATACAGGCAAATTTGAAAGTTCTGTATCCTGCTTAGGTGAAGTGGAGAGCGATGGTGCTGTAACTAGTGCAGGGACAGAAACGGGTGAAGGGTCGACAAGTGGTGACAGTTTAGGTGAATTTAGGGGCAGTGTGAGAGCTGGCCAAGTAAAAGAACATGAAGGTACTGTGACTTGCACAGGTGCAGAAGAAAGAGGTCATAACTTCATCATCTGCTCAGTGACTGGTACAGATGTCCAAGGAGAAAGCACTGTAACCGGAGCATGTATTGCAATGGTCACAAATAACAGTGGCGCAACTGGAACTAGTGGGAACAAATCTGAGGACACTGTAAACGGTGAAAGCGCAGTGACCAGCACAGGCATAACTCCAGAAGATGATGCTGAAATTTCAGTAGTTTGCACAGGGCTAGAAGACAGCAATGAGGGCTTTGCAGTTTGTttagaagctgaaaaatgtgGAAATCTAATGGACAGTACAGGGGCAAAGGAAGAGGCCAGTATCACTACAGCCAGCGTAGGTCCATGTGATGATGAAGATTTTGTGACTAGTACAGGTTCAAAAGAAGAGGATGAAGAAGGTGAGGGCATTGTGACCAGTACAGgaagaggaaatgaagaaaatgagcATGCTCCTACTTGTACAGGAATGGAGAGTGAAAATGCACTGATTTGTATAGGTGCAGAAGAAGGCGAAAGTTCCATTATCTGCATAGTTGCTGAACAAATGGAAGCTGAGTCAGGAGTCGCTGGCACAAATATAAATAAGCTCACT from Phalacrocorax aristotelis chromosome 4, bGulAri2.1, whole genome shotgun sequence encodes the following:
- the BOD1L1 gene encoding biorientation of chromosomes in cell division protein 1-like 1 isoform X2, translating into MASNPQPQPPPPPPPPPPPQQPPPLPGAGTAVGGGAAEPELVSMIVNHLKSQGLFDQFRRDCLADVDTKPAYQNLRQRVDNFVSNHLATHTWSPHLNKNQLRNNIRQQVLKSGMLESGIDRIISQVVDPKINHTFRPQVEKAVHEFLATLNHKEEAGPSTAPNEEKTDASIAVQGVSATAPSGNVASDAMSILETITSLNQEASAARASTENSNPKNNDKIAKRLSSQQSVDGSSDREKNAEDLPDREKAICDLSGEGAETFAKCEDLNELPCQSEEIKNSAKDTNNLTSTSKDTSKEIQQESEDQKSKLLDKCDKKPDSSEKGERRKEKKEKPDKKSDHSKKSDDTLKSKEEKQARESEPVKQLVPEKNSNKHKTTESTKEENMSVDSDMDVLSDITVSSVHTSDLSSFEEESEEETVISDSTEEGEITSDDEEEKNSLSKTKPHANELSDGKAKPVRHAYVRKPFLYSKYFSDSDDERTVEQRRQSIAKEKEERLLRRQINRERLEEKRKQKAAEKTKSLKTGNQNSKGKSVSNLEEPSSRSLESKAAGTSIKDALKEQKFLEKKVALSRKRKRDSRHAEDGCKKKYEPSEEDSKEMQKTNETCEKNSSKELKHNHGKSEISKQLRRLSESVHSTEESKSDSKAEKEHKRKPSASLQAEGAQQDSETRDPKRQLDRVEVSTEELQKQKSILKNEKHPKKDSDAEIQHMRNAAKKEGKSYRDKNEKERTTLEDKLSLKHKYKGDSIHKSSEDIELHSLERSSKGEDGGQKHNQQVKVSSDDKSERKSKHRSERKMSVTGKDGKNISESTLKAEELLRKENKKDRHLSTEKSRAEYKSKRSLSDSRPQKDSLSASKQLASASHRRSESYSEDKHEMESTNSDCNSKQEDGVHKDRRRSKSLVEEKIILKSKSKSHSKQFKASETELQENITKQETGQKLDKDKSIEENDSDKQHKSKNEDKVFEESGAESELVSGTQSTQGSQKDFGHRVKLHSGERGSVKEKYRGDKDLSNSKLERRFSAEGHKSRNLKHSNKEIKKKEESIKVEDKDIKEMDSGHEKVLSITVAMDKKQSKKISCENRKGSISNTSNQDLPGEEKQSASTTESSHTAAPQKSSMNNDDLHSGHEEEQMEVDLKQSKEQEASNIKGKSIQNLLQATDAEYAVKEKISVSLSDKELKHNLANPEVCELQFLPAAEKTVKQEDTPNKQVGALDALSKQASMDQGPDKPGAYKMSVVYETGSRILLNVPSKDQASEDSRRPKNLKTVINSNSDDVPLAVNSSREDAADAVSMDISDFTESLGSMSKECHNSGGTSLFEDTCILKNDAEQVVCMEQQDSPVLSSVMKDDGENTTMTKNIEKDNEVPRPDEQAMEDSTARLPSQQDYGEAAMLESPQETELKIKEENLLTDKAEDCGDVTTEELLLKREKRECLHRDPSAKGERSTEMDNVEKNEVHDIDDMIQSSSVFMPETVPEETVKSCVAASGQEGNGVTGMEDKNESNAVGTSAGSSKLSLLYSSLQTTPATVIGTSTEKFTESTVMATSTGEERAEGALRSEKDSDATTTCSEEESEVTVICTSIEADEGFTTGIWVKSSEGSSFITGADIGECTVAAAEEGGGSVVTEGLAESESFLTSTEGEENGDCTMVDAEESGKDTVNASGVEIEDSVNSAGAEEKDDAVTSAGSEEKRKTSTCVDTGKFESSVSCLGEVESDGAVTSAGTETGEGSTSGDSLGEFRGSVRAGQVKEHEGTVTCTGAEERGHNFIICSVTGTDVQGESTVTGACIAMVTNNSGATGTSGNKSEDTVNGESAVTSTGITPEDDAEISVVCTGLEDSNEGFAVCLEAEKCGNLMDSTGAKEEASITTASVGPCDDEDFVTSTGSKEEDEEGEGIVTSTGRGNEENEHAPTCTGMESENALICIGAEEGESSIICIVAEQMEAESGVAGTNINKLTVDSMTSAEKEANFGTNCKNAKGIVESSVTSASAADEGALMVHTGKHEGTLIPLDAEECEGPMTSAMAMQDKSQSGAEDEHENAMTCFGSRELDASTSSAVPTEDENSLIPPGREEKVKGDIISTSTVEQSDAPLHSAMDAEEGPLAAARGNESGESSMILIDSEDTEVPMPSTATEFKECMHAFSRKREKDECTMISTSIVEEFEAPMSSAAIEYDGHLPSVKTEEINENGMVSIDMEIYEVPMPSESSAGGDDDDDESHPTASGKEERDECAMISTSVVEEQVIVMSGEVTEEAIQRMSDTESKNAAVMISTSTAECFEAPMSSVAVQDEDKLASSETEGRYEAAVITTSMTEECEIVLISATPQAESQLIVTEGNEDAVMSPNASEECKIVETTAAVDEQFGLAAFNADAKSKGSVIFVGECGAPVLRVATNNEDQHAASSLGDKEEGAVITLSTMEECDSLFTFTVIEESQLAAESTELKDKNEEIFNTANQIECILSSAGPEKSSNTLLVIGRENETHESGVREESAVSQNTADSEITETDENAVNLMSVDEALCVEISTETAVSPSPSSEASEDDEQAEDALHEGVTSELSCMISEAAAESEALKNVNYKSSSNLLLESDFSEIRTSLPRARALSLVSANEVTVNTNHGEVTVNTSRGEVTIEAELGEKSDFPVLHVGELYSCDDKTNLVKIDDIGIEVTFQKSNETCNSGNNAALPKLAEELEFESDLKTDKQQQPESPRSEEGYMELHTKEFQKDLLQRNIALERATFQVENLDTQKTEEHRSRGIQCKSSGTMDKEKCNQLIAQDVRKDDEQSQCSRTEPDNIKEVISGDTAEESKEIDVKRTPPKSTMEEKDEFTIEQEMSEKEKHGLESNENSPEGNQPVIVKRKRGRPRKYPLEAVQPGGGESKADMSTGNLQFPIFASGGKTPQAGTDISNKNETTNEDDAEKADMIVRKRGRKPRRSLVQSEETETPEPERKRRKLTSSEDELKEQEEGEEEDGEEDDEAHSGATTRSATRLEAQRKQPSKPTTRATSKGSSPSSVSPRKRQNLAAKKRSPSDTKINKSPPLTQLKVQSAKRKREDSPTVVRRKGQQKTEETPVKKAKR